From a region of the Geothrix sp. 21YS21S-2 genome:
- a CDS encoding DegT/DnrJ/EryC1/StrS aminotransferase family protein yields MRGNFLQFSPPSIGDTERSEVMDTLMSDWITTGPKTRLFEAELKAYLGAPGLVNFNSCTAGLHVGLVVLGVGPGDEVIVPSLTFCATANVCEHVGAKPVLVDVLPGTLCIDPQAAARAITPRTRAIMPVHYAGHPAQLDELFALADLHGLQILEDAAHALPASYKGRRVGSRGNLASFSFYATKNLTTAEGGCLTGAEELMGRARMIGHHGMDKEAWKRFDRSGSWYYEVLMPGFKYNMTDIQAALGLAQLARLEGFQARRRQVWNAYNARLGKLEELQLPVEDADVESSLHLYVLRLRPEKLTIERNAFIEELKARQIGTSVHYLPVHMQPFYRDKYHYRPEDCPVAFDAFSRMLSLPLHPGLTDQDVDDVCSAIEEIVATHLR; encoded by the coding sequence GTGAGAGGGAATTTCCTTCAGTTCAGCCCACCTTCCATCGGGGACACCGAGCGGTCCGAAGTCATGGACACGCTGATGTCGGATTGGATCACCACCGGTCCCAAGACCCGGCTGTTCGAGGCTGAGCTCAAGGCATACCTGGGCGCCCCCGGCCTCGTCAATTTCAATTCCTGCACTGCGGGGCTCCATGTGGGCCTGGTGGTGCTGGGCGTCGGGCCCGGCGACGAGGTCATCGTGCCCAGCCTGACCTTCTGCGCGACGGCGAACGTCTGCGAGCACGTGGGCGCCAAACCGGTCCTGGTGGATGTCCTGCCCGGAACCCTCTGCATCGATCCCCAGGCCGCGGCCCGGGCCATCACCCCCCGCACCCGGGCCATCATGCCCGTGCACTACGCAGGGCACCCCGCCCAGCTGGACGAGCTGTTCGCACTGGCGGACCTTCACGGGCTCCAGATCCTGGAGGACGCGGCCCATGCGCTCCCCGCCAGCTACAAGGGGAGACGGGTGGGCTCCCGGGGCAACCTGGCCTCCTTCAGTTTCTACGCCACCAAGAACCTCACCACGGCCGAGGGCGGGTGCCTCACCGGCGCCGAGGAGCTGATGGGCAGGGCCCGCATGATCGGCCACCACGGCATGGACAAGGAGGCCTGGAAGCGCTTCGACCGGTCCGGATCCTGGTACTACGAGGTCCTGATGCCGGGTTTCAAGTACAACATGACCGATATCCAGGCGGCCCTCGGCCTGGCCCAGCTCGCGCGCCTGGAAGGGTTCCAGGCCCGCCGCCGCCAGGTTTGGAACGCCTACAATGCCAGGCTCGGCAAGCTGGAGGAGCTGCAACTCCCCGTGGAGGACGCGGACGTGGAGTCCAGCCTGCACCTCTATGTGCTCCGCTTGCGCCCGGAAAAGCTAACCATCGAACGCAACGCGTTCATCGAGGAATTGAAGGCCCGCCAGATCGGCACGTCGGTCCATTACCTCCCGGTGCACATGCAACCCTTCTACCGGGACAAGTACCATTACCGTCCCGAGGACTGCCCCGTGGCCTTCGACGCGTTCTCCAGGATGCTCTCCCTGCCCCTGCACCCGGGCCTCACGGATCAGGATGTTGATGATGTCTGCTCCGCCATCGAAGAGATCGTCGCGACCCACCTGCGCTGA
- a CDS encoding acyltransferase → MLGTLIEVIFRNPGRLPFLLRRKWYLRRLASRPNIQLRGRVHLAGLPMIDIHPEASLVIGDQVTLDSDNRGYHLNMHSPVKLLADEPGARLTIGAKTRIHGTCIHACLSVTIGDHCLIAANCQIIDSSGHLLSFPDVENRINTRSDPKPVVIEDHVWIGAGSVILPGVTIGRGSVLAAGSVVVKDIPPMVVAGGNPAKVIRDYGQFPGRT, encoded by the coding sequence ATGCTGGGCACGCTCATCGAAGTGATCTTCCGAAACCCCGGGCGCCTGCCGTTCCTGCTCCGGCGGAAATGGTACCTCAGGCGGCTGGCTTCCCGGCCCAACATCCAGCTGAGGGGCCGCGTCCATCTCGCCGGCCTCCCCATGATCGACATCCATCCGGAGGCCAGCCTCGTGATCGGAGACCAGGTAACGCTGGATTCGGACAACCGGGGCTACCACTTGAACATGCACTCCCCGGTCAAGCTCCTCGCGGATGAACCGGGCGCGAGGCTCACCATCGGAGCGAAGACCCGGATCCATGGCACCTGCATCCACGCCTGTCTGTCCGTCACCATCGGCGACCACTGCCTTATCGCGGCCAATTGCCAGATCATCGATTCCAGCGGCCACCTGCTGTCCTTCCCCGATGTGGAGAACAGGATCAACACCCGCAGCGATCCCAAGCCCGTGGTGATCGAGGATCATGTGTGGATCGGAGCCGGGTCGGTCATCCTCCCGGGCGTGACCATCGGGAGAGGCTCGGTCCTCGCTGCCGGCAGCGTGGTGGTGAAGGACATCCCCCCCATGGTGGTGGCCGGCGGGAACCCTGCGAAAGTCATCCGGGACTACGGGCAGTTCCCAGGAAGGACATGA
- a CDS encoding RimK family alpha-L-glutamate ligase: MNVGLCNLMKPDWQAEFAKACSALGLGVRPIRIGADDWMDQVKGLDLFVWRLVMGETSGMAEARTKIPMLESMGIPCFPNSRMLWLYDDKIRETFFLRQHGYPTPRTWVFFGEEEARSFVAQAAYPLVAKSHCGASAGGVQLIAAPRDAERLLDRVFRKPGIWGDIVENYYILPRLRKGDLIVQLKARYRDSWPRYAYFQEYIHIDRDWRITTLGPDLVSAFARKNRPGDFRASGSGIWEKAELGDLPADACDLALEISNSNGFTSMTYDFMRSGDRWVIGELSYAFLLNNVYCDTLFRRENGTYVNSGPIPIGEMHLRAALGTLTGGADGRNR, encoded by the coding sequence ATGAACGTCGGTCTATGCAACCTCATGAAACCGGATTGGCAGGCGGAATTCGCCAAGGCCTGCTCGGCCCTGGGACTCGGGGTCAGGCCGATCAGGATTGGCGCGGACGACTGGATGGACCAGGTCAAGGGGTTGGACCTGTTCGTCTGGCGCCTGGTCATGGGCGAGACCAGCGGCATGGCCGAGGCCCGGACGAAGATCCCCATGCTCGAATCCATGGGCATCCCGTGCTTCCCCAATTCCCGGATGCTGTGGCTCTACGACGACAAGATCCGCGAGACCTTCTTTCTCCGCCAGCATGGATACCCCACCCCCCGCACCTGGGTCTTCTTCGGCGAGGAGGAGGCCCGGAGCTTCGTGGCCCAGGCTGCCTACCCCCTGGTGGCCAAGTCCCACTGCGGCGCCTCGGCCGGGGGCGTCCAGCTCATCGCCGCCCCCCGGGACGCCGAGCGTCTCCTGGACCGGGTCTTCCGGAAGCCGGGGATCTGGGGCGATATCGTCGAGAACTATTACATCCTCCCGCGTCTGCGCAAGGGCGACCTCATCGTCCAGCTCAAGGCCCGCTACCGGGACTCCTGGCCTCGTTACGCCTATTTCCAGGAATACATCCACATCGACCGGGACTGGCGGATCACCACGCTGGGACCCGATCTGGTGTCGGCCTTCGCCCGGAAGAACCGGCCCGGTGATTTCCGGGCGAGCGGCAGCGGCATCTGGGAGAAGGCCGAGCTCGGGGACCTGCCCGCCGATGCGTGCGATCTGGCCCTGGAGATCAGCAACTCGAATGGTTTCACCAGTATGACCTACGATTTCATGCGGAGCGGGGACCGCTGGGTCATCGGCGAGCTGTCCTATGCGTTCCTCCTCAACAACGTCTACTGCGACACGCTCTTCCGGCGGGAAAACGGAACCTACGTGAACTCCGGCCCCATCCCCATCGGGGAGATGCACCTCAGGGCGGCCCTGGGCACCCTCACGGGAGGGGCAGATGGCCGGAACCGCTGA
- a CDS encoding O-antigen ligase, producing MSGFAESTGAGDEGAGGSSWRIRALSILVMMVLAGMLPFLSHYLRVSTWLLWGLMILIIASFGSRLSLGRLMWPLAAYLCWLCFYFAWGSIVAGRLDTYFIIKTLGITALLGATMAILSASPRNLRTFATTIQFAVIINILVLLLSSLSSQVDAVVRTVTMRSAAMEGGFQRYGGLWGNPNLGAYICLVVLIFSAFAVPWAGLLGRLSCLPIFYLSASRKGAILLVVITLLYMAIVHRRNVKAWMVALALILAGVLAFTFGGALRKESRSSSPNAYFARMMDVKESNTAERGEATRIDLFNDWMAVVAVEPWYGYGLNAMIGTQFDEEHPTVMTQKGLVDNGTHNTYLGVWVDVGPFGFCLFMLMIAYYLRKCLTAPATPRVRWVLVSFALVNLVFLFVSHSQLTSFEGEIIYTLLFLLPTSPAVRAQMRLPGPDSASQGRLHFLPQS from the coding sequence ATGTCAGGGTTCGCGGAGAGCACCGGAGCTGGAGACGAGGGAGCGGGTGGGTCGTCCTGGCGGATCCGCGCCCTTTCCATCCTGGTGATGATGGTCCTGGCCGGCATGCTGCCCTTCCTCTCCCACTACCTGCGGGTATCGACCTGGCTTCTCTGGGGCCTGATGATCCTGATCATCGCCTCCTTCGGGAGCAGGCTTTCCCTGGGGCGCCTGATGTGGCCGCTGGCCGCCTACCTCTGCTGGCTCTGCTTCTACTTCGCCTGGGGAAGCATCGTGGCCGGCCGCTTGGACACCTACTTCATCATCAAGACCCTGGGCATCACGGCGCTCCTCGGGGCCACCATGGCGATCCTCTCCGCGAGTCCCCGGAACCTGCGGACCTTCGCCACCACGATCCAGTTCGCCGTCATCATCAATATCCTGGTGCTCCTCCTGTCCAGCCTGAGCTCGCAGGTGGATGCGGTGGTACGGACCGTCACCATGCGCTCGGCCGCGATGGAAGGCGGCTTCCAGCGCTATGGCGGCCTCTGGGGCAACCCGAACCTGGGCGCCTACATCTGCCTGGTGGTCCTGATCTTCTCGGCCTTCGCCGTCCCCTGGGCAGGCCTGCTGGGCCGATTGAGCTGCCTGCCCATCTTCTACCTGTCGGCCAGCCGCAAGGGAGCCATCCTCCTCGTTGTCATCACCCTCCTCTACATGGCCATCGTCCACCGGAGGAACGTCAAGGCCTGGATGGTGGCCCTTGCGCTGATCCTCGCCGGGGTCCTGGCCTTCACCTTCGGCGGCGCCCTCCGCAAGGAGTCCAGGTCCTCGTCCCCGAACGCCTATTTCGCCCGGATGATGGACGTCAAGGAGAGCAACACGGCGGAACGCGGCGAGGCCACCCGGATCGACCTGTTCAATGACTGGATGGCCGTCGTGGCCGTGGAACCCTGGTACGGGTACGGCCTCAATGCCATGATCGGAACCCAGTTCGACGAGGAGCATCCGACGGTCATGACCCAGAAGGGACTCGTGGACAACGGGACCCACAACACCTACCTGGGCGTATGGGTGGATGTGGGGCCCTTCGGGTTCTGCCTCTTCATGCTGATGATCGCCTACTACCTGCGGAAATGCCTCACCGCCCCGGCGACGCCCAGGGTCCGGTGGGTGCTCGTCTCCTTCGCCCTGGTCAACCTGGTTTTCCTGTTCGTCAGCCACTCGCAGCTCACCTCCTTTGAGGGCGAGATCATCTACACCCTGCTCTTCCTGCTGCCCACCAGCCCGGCTGTGCGGGCGCAAATGCGCTTGCCGGGGCCCGATTCCGCGTCCCAGGGCCGACTCCACTTTCTGCCTCAGTCCTAG
- the murJ gene encoding murein biosynthesis integral membrane protein MurJ, with the protein MAGTADAPVQGEAPQPEEESIFHRVLSRWRRLTTGSVNRRVLGATLVVGSMTIIIKAISLLKESFVAASFGTGGDYDAFIVALLLPSTIVGILSGSLNAALIPTYIEIRDKENKEAAQRLYTTILLWNTILLGGLTLLMAWTVRLWLPFIAWGFDPAKLELTRTIALWSLPLVLLTGFATTWGAILNAGERFALVAIAPALQPLAIILGLSFFCRAWGIYALLFGTVLGVLLETVVLGMALARKGHPLLPRWHGVTTAFRKVRAQYGACIAAAFLVNGMGLVDQAFASTLGPRSNSALSYGSKLVGLVLTLGGTALGTAILPQLSRMVANNNWTGIRRFLRQYTALILAVAVPTTVILILLSTFIVRTMFQNGSFNASDTALVVRIQIFYLLRIPFSACGILVTRTLTALRANHFLMWTAVVSFTINAALDYLFIQTYGIAGITLSTSVCSCIIFLGASYAMYRLLDRRALESPAA; encoded by the coding sequence ATGGCCGGAACCGCTGACGCCCCGGTCCAGGGGGAGGCTCCCCAGCCGGAGGAAGAGTCCATCTTCCATCGGGTGCTTTCGCGCTGGCGCCGGCTTACGACCGGTTCCGTGAACCGGCGGGTCCTGGGCGCCACCCTGGTGGTGGGATCCATGACCATCATCATCAAGGCCATCTCCCTCCTGAAGGAATCCTTCGTGGCCGCCTCCTTCGGGACGGGCGGGGACTACGACGCCTTCATCGTCGCCCTGCTGCTCCCGAGCACCATCGTGGGCATCCTTTCCGGATCCCTCAACGCGGCCCTCATTCCCACCTACATCGAAATCCGGGACAAGGAGAACAAGGAGGCCGCCCAGCGCCTCTACACGACGATCCTCCTGTGGAACACCATCCTCCTCGGGGGACTGACGCTCCTCATGGCCTGGACCGTGCGGCTCTGGCTTCCCTTCATCGCCTGGGGATTCGATCCGGCCAAGCTGGAATTGACCCGGACCATCGCCCTCTGGTCCCTTCCCCTGGTGCTCCTGACCGGGTTCGCCACGACCTGGGGAGCCATCCTCAATGCCGGGGAACGGTTCGCCCTGGTGGCCATCGCACCCGCCCTCCAGCCCCTGGCCATCATCCTCGGGCTGAGCTTCTTCTGCCGTGCCTGGGGCATCTATGCCCTCCTGTTCGGCACGGTCCTTGGCGTCCTGCTGGAAACCGTGGTCCTGGGCATGGCGCTTGCCCGGAAGGGGCATCCCCTCCTGCCCCGCTGGCACGGCGTCACCACCGCATTCCGGAAGGTGCGCGCCCAGTATGGCGCGTGCATCGCGGCGGCCTTCCTGGTCAACGGCATGGGCCTTGTGGACCAGGCCTTCGCCTCGACCCTTGGACCCCGCAGCAATTCGGCCCTGAGCTACGGCAGCAAGCTGGTGGGCCTCGTGCTCACCCTCGGCGGGACCGCGCTGGGGACGGCCATTCTGCCCCAGCTGTCCCGGATGGTCGCCAACAACAACTGGACGGGCATCCGCCGCTTCCTCCGCCAGTACACCGCTCTCATCCTCGCCGTCGCGGTACCCACCACGGTCATCCTCATCCTGCTCTCCACCTTCATCGTCAGGACCATGTTCCAGAACGGCTCGTTCAACGCCTCGGACACGGCCCTCGTGGTGCGGATCCAGATCTTCTACCTCCTGCGGATCCCCTTCTCCGCCTGCGGCATCCTGGTCACGCGGACCCTCACGGCCCTGCGCGCGAACCACTTCCTCATGTGGACGGCCGTCGTCAGCTTCACCATCAACGCGGCCCTGGACTATCTTTTCATCCAGACCTACGGGATCGCAGGCATCACCCTTTCCACGTCCGTCTGCAGCTGCATCATCTTCCTGGGCGCCAGCTATGCGATGTACCGGCTCCTCGACAGGCGGGCGCTGGAATCCCCCGCGGCATGA
- a CDS encoding glycosyltransferase, with protein sequence MSRERPRLLFLINSLNPGGAERQLLELVRSLDRDHFEVQVVVTYDQTDESKAGFYREMSAIPGVTLLSLHKRRGPLGYGSSLLRLHRLVQRFDPHILHGYMEGNLPVLLIGSLSRKRVVWGIRRTSADLSKMDRISRILQEVMVYLSPFTDLVIFNSEAGLRNHAQFGMRAPRMGVVPNGFDVETFRPDPGAGAQRREAWGIPGEVPLVGIVGRLDPVKDHPTFLRAAARIATKWPTARFVCVGNAPEPYARTLRDLAGSLGIGERVHWPGVCQDMKSAYNALSLLILASTDEGFPNVLGEAMACGVPCVTTRAGDAEALVGDTGLVVDMGDPGALAEAASILLAESAPLKAARAAAARARVCSVYSTEALARNTENLLASLL encoded by the coding sequence ATGAGTCGGGAACGGCCCCGGCTGCTTTTCCTCATCAATTCGTTGAACCCCGGGGGAGCCGAAAGGCAGCTCCTGGAGCTGGTTCGCTCACTCGACCGGGACCATTTCGAAGTCCAGGTGGTGGTGACGTACGATCAAACGGACGAGTCGAAAGCCGGGTTCTACCGGGAGATGAGCGCAATCCCCGGGGTCACCCTGCTAAGCCTGCACAAGCGGAGGGGCCCCCTGGGCTACGGGTCCTCCCTGCTTCGCCTCCATCGGCTGGTACAGCGGTTCGACCCCCATATCCTCCACGGATACATGGAAGGGAATCTGCCCGTCCTGCTCATTGGGAGCCTTTCCCGGAAGCGGGTCGTCTGGGGCATCCGCCGAACCAGCGCCGACCTGTCCAAGATGGACCGGATCTCCCGTATCCTCCAGGAGGTCATGGTCTACCTCTCGCCCTTCACGGATCTGGTCATCTTCAACTCCGAGGCCGGACTTCGCAACCACGCGCAGTTCGGAATGCGGGCACCGCGCATGGGGGTCGTGCCCAACGGCTTCGATGTGGAGACCTTCCGGCCCGACCCGGGCGCGGGGGCGCAGCGGCGGGAGGCCTGGGGCATCCCCGGGGAGGTGCCCCTGGTGGGCATTGTCGGCCGCCTGGACCCGGTGAAGGACCATCCCACCTTTCTGCGCGCGGCCGCCCGGATTGCGACGAAATGGCCCACCGCCCGGTTCGTTTGCGTGGGGAATGCCCCTGAGCCCTATGCCCGCACCCTGAGGGACCTGGCCGGGTCCCTGGGGATAGGCGAACGGGTGCACTGGCCAGGCGTCTGCCAGGATATGAAGAGCGCCTACAATGCCCTTTCGCTGCTGATCCTGGCGTCCACCGACGAGGGCTTCCCCAATGTCCTCGGGGAGGCCATGGCCTGCGGCGTCCCGTGCGTGACGACCCGAGCCGGAGATGCCGAGGCCCTGGTGGGGGACACGGGACTGGTGGTGGACATGGGCGACCCCGGCGCCCTGGCCGAAGCCGCCTCCATCCTCCTTGCCGAGTCCGCGCCGTTGAAAGCGGCCCGGGCTGCCGCCGCGCGGGCGCGGGTCTGCTCCGTCTACAGCACGGAAGCCCTGGCCCGGAACACCGAGAACCTGCTGGCCTCCCTCCTCTAG
- a CDS encoding glycosyltransferase family 4 protein, with product MRVAVLGSQAKDLVNFRGHLLSELAKAGHEAFGIAPEGTAETAAALDRLGATFIPITLDRTSLNPFGAVLDFFRLFLRLRALRLDLLLSYELKTVVFGTLAASLAGIPRRFAMITGRGTTLQGQPVGFREKLVRRVVKRLYRTALPRTQGVFFQNQDDCDFFGSEGMLPARVPRKLINGSGVDLDHYAPAPFPDGPVSFLFVGRLLRNKGLHEFVEASRILKARDVSFRSAILGPLDQNTNGVKAGEVAAWVQGGFVTYLGEAKDVRPVLRSSHIMVLPSYGEGTPRSVLEAMAMGRGVVTTDSPGCRETVREDRNGFLVPVGDAVALADAMERLSRDPERIARFGAESRSMAETRYDVRLVTAEIMSFLGTARSPG from the coding sequence ATGCGCGTCGCGGTACTTGGGAGCCAGGCCAAGGATCTTGTGAATTTCCGGGGACACCTCCTCTCGGAGTTGGCCAAGGCCGGGCATGAGGCGTTCGGCATTGCTCCAGAGGGGACGGCCGAGACGGCCGCCGCCCTGGACCGCCTGGGGGCCACCTTCATCCCCATCACCCTGGACCGCACGAGCCTGAACCCCTTCGGGGCGGTGCTCGACTTCTTCCGGCTGTTCCTCCGCCTCCGCGCACTGCGCCTGGACCTGCTGCTCTCCTACGAGCTGAAGACGGTCGTGTTCGGGACCCTGGCCGCATCGCTGGCCGGGATCCCCCGGCGTTTCGCAATGATCACGGGGCGGGGCACCACGCTGCAGGGACAGCCCGTGGGCTTCCGGGAGAAGCTTGTCCGCCGGGTCGTGAAGCGCCTGTACCGGACGGCCCTGCCGCGCACGCAGGGCGTCTTCTTCCAGAACCAGGACGACTGCGATTTCTTCGGATCCGAAGGCATGCTGCCGGCCCGCGTTCCCCGGAAGCTGATCAACGGATCGGGCGTCGATCTGGACCACTACGCCCCGGCTCCCTTCCCGGACGGCCCCGTGTCCTTCCTGTTCGTGGGGAGGCTGCTCCGGAACAAGGGCCTCCACGAATTCGTGGAGGCTAGCCGGATCCTGAAGGCGCGGGACGTTTCCTTCCGTTCCGCCATCCTGGGGCCCCTGGATCAGAACACGAACGGGGTCAAGGCCGGCGAGGTGGCGGCGTGGGTCCAGGGCGGGTTCGTCACCTACCTGGGCGAAGCCAAGGACGTGCGCCCCGTCCTCCGGTCCTCCCACATCATGGTGTTGCCCTCCTACGGGGAGGGGACGCCCCGGTCGGTGCTGGAGGCCATGGCCATGGGGCGCGGCGTGGTGACCACCGACAGCCCCGGGTGCCGGGAGACCGTGCGGGAGGACCGCAACGGCTTCCTGGTCCCGGTGGGCGACGCAGTGGCCCTGGCGGACGCCATGGAACGCCTTTCCAGGGACCCCGAACGGATCGCCCGCTTCGGGGCGGAGAGCCGTTCGATGGCCGAGACCCGCTACGACGTGAGGCTGGTGACGGCGGAAATCATGTCCTTCCTGGGAACTGCCCGTAGTCCCGGATGA
- a CDS encoding sugar transferase — MIRLFDFFSSLLGLVVLSPFLLLVGLLVKLEDGGAVFYRQVRVGRHGRPFRILKFRTMAVDADRKGPLLTVGRDVRITRLGAMLRAWKIDELPQLVNVLTGDMGLVGPRPEVPRYVSIYSKDQARVLELRPGITDAASIAYRYENDLLRDCEDPETFYKENILPNKIRINLEYAAQATFSSNIKVILATLGLLPPPVKPIRPGERRAFDRTTLERPVLVTHPGAASAVLQAHNISRGGMLVEPHPGLPEGSPCTLALPEEGATDPGLIAEGVVTRNNGQGTAVRFAGPLGGEALKSLDPPQ; from the coding sequence ATGATCCGGCTCTTCGACTTCTTCTCCTCCCTGCTCGGTCTGGTTGTCCTTTCGCCTTTTCTCCTGCTGGTCGGGCTGCTCGTCAAGCTGGAGGACGGCGGGGCCGTCTTCTATCGCCAGGTGCGGGTGGGCCGGCATGGCAGGCCATTCCGGATATTGAAGTTCCGGACCATGGCCGTGGACGCCGACCGCAAGGGGCCGCTCCTCACCGTGGGCCGGGACGTGCGCATCACGCGGCTGGGGGCCATGCTGCGCGCCTGGAAGATCGACGAGCTGCCCCAGCTGGTGAACGTCCTCACCGGGGACATGGGCCTGGTCGGACCGCGGCCCGAAGTCCCCAGGTACGTCTCGATCTATTCCAAGGACCAGGCCCGGGTGCTTGAGCTGAGGCCAGGGATCACGGACGCCGCGTCCATCGCCTACCGCTACGAGAACGACCTCCTCCGGGACTGTGAGGATCCGGAAACGTTCTACAAGGAGAATATCCTTCCCAACAAGATCCGCATCAACCTGGAGTACGCGGCGCAGGCCACCTTCAGCTCCAATATCAAGGTCATCCTGGCCACCCTGGGGCTCCTCCCTCCCCCCGTGAAGCCCATCCGGCCCGGTGAACGCCGCGCGTTCGACCGAACCACGCTGGAACGGCCGGTTCTGGTAACCCATCCAGGAGCAGCTTCGGCCGTTTTGCAGGCCCACAATATCAGCAGGGGGGGGATGCTGGTGGAACCCCATCCGGGGTTGCCCGAGGGCAGCCCCTGCACCCTGGCCCTGCCCGAGGAGGGGGCAACGGATCCGGGGCTCATTGCGGAAGGCGTCGTCACCAGGAACAATGGACAAGGAACGGCGGTCCGTTTTGCCGGGCCACTGGGTGGCGAGGCTCTCAAGAGCCTGGACCCCCCGCAATGA
- a CDS encoding glycosyltransferase family 4 protein, with the protein MAIFVNHLIDGGAARVAVNLARAWSEQGRRVTILTSDSGEHPPFYELDPRVAHLPLGLRSDSSNILDASWSNIWRLIRLRRALKAIRPDILVSFLDRNNVLSLLASRGMSGLPVIVSERTDPSGRSIGRAWNGLRRLAYPWADCVVVQTTHALNFFSRAVRSKGRVIPNPVVLPPADPEPGPRGPRRVAITLGRLSKVKGHDMLIQAFAAIAGDFPDWDLAIYGEGPERRALEGEIQSYGLGDRILLKGATEQVGGCLRAADLFVFPSRTEGFPNALAEAMACGLPVVSFDCESGPSELIRDGSNGLLVPPQDVPAFSRSMARLMASPEERTRMGAAARDVLERFSEDRVMEMWESAIQAAIRARGIRSAS; encoded by the coding sequence ATGGCCATCTTCGTCAACCACCTGATCGATGGAGGGGCGGCCAGGGTCGCGGTGAATCTGGCCCGGGCCTGGTCGGAGCAGGGAAGGCGGGTGACGATCCTGACCTCCGATTCGGGCGAGCATCCCCCCTTCTACGAACTCGATCCCCGGGTTGCGCACCTGCCGCTTGGCCTTCGATCCGATTCCAGCAATATCCTGGACGCATCCTGGTCGAATATCTGGCGGTTGATCCGCCTCCGGAGGGCCTTGAAGGCCATCCGGCCGGACATCCTGGTGTCCTTCCTGGACCGCAACAATGTCCTAAGCCTGCTCGCTTCGCGGGGGATGTCCGGCCTGCCTGTCATCGTCTCAGAGCGCACGGACCCAAGTGGACGATCCATCGGACGTGCATGGAATGGCTTGCGCCGTCTGGCCTACCCCTGGGCCGACTGCGTCGTGGTCCAGACGACCCACGCGCTGAATTTCTTCTCCCGTGCCGTGAGGTCCAAAGGCAGGGTGATCCCCAACCCGGTGGTGCTGCCTCCGGCGGATCCGGAGCCTGGACCGCGGGGGCCGAGGCGGGTCGCGATCACCCTTGGCCGGCTCAGCAAGGTCAAGGGCCATGACATGCTCATCCAGGCCTTCGCTGCGATCGCGGGCGACTTCCCGGACTGGGACCTGGCGATCTATGGGGAGGGTCCGGAGCGCAGGGCCTTGGAAGGGGAGATCCAGTCGTACGGACTGGGGGACCGGATCCTGCTGAAAGGTGCGACGGAACAGGTCGGTGGCTGCCTGCGGGCCGCCGATCTGTTCGTATTCCCCTCGCGGACGGAGGGCTTTCCCAACGCCCTGGCGGAGGCGATGGCATGCGGCCTTCCCGTCGTGAGTTTCGACTGCGAGAGCGGCCCTTCGGAATTGATCCGGGATGGCTCGAATGGCCTGCTGGTGCCGCCCCAGGATGTGCCGGCCTTCTCCCGGTCCATGGCGAGGCTCATGGCCTCCCCCGAGGAGCGGACCCGGATGGGCGCCGCTGCCAGGGATGTGCTGGAGCGGTTCAGCGAGGACAGGGTGATGGAGATGTGGGAGTCAGCCATCCAGGCTGCGATTCGGGCCCGCGGTATTAGGAGTGCGTCATGA
- a CDS encoding DUF2334 domain-containing protein, producing MPENQYLLRFDDICPTMNWANWELIEQELVKHNVRPILAVVPDNRDPSLMTDPPAPDFWDRVRKWQSMGFTIAIHGFQHVYVNHNKGLMRLTPNSEFTGLPYEVQKEKLVRGLAIFSEQGVVADAFVAPSHSFDATTLKILVELGLKVVCDGLWPWPHTDADSIFWVPQQLWRFSAKSSGVWTVCNHHNRWSPEYMAVFKRDLATYAPRMTDVATLTKLYRDRPLTFGDRFIAMQDLIWNHRVLPAMGRLRRLIFKSRRST from the coding sequence ATGCCTGAAAATCAGTATCTGCTTCGTTTCGATGACATCTGCCCAACCATGAACTGGGCGAACTGGGAATTGATCGAGCAAGAGCTTGTGAAACACAACGTGCGCCCCATCCTCGCTGTCGTTCCCGACAACCGGGACCCCTCGCTCATGACCGACCCCCCCGCCCCCGACTTCTGGGATCGGGTCCGGAAGTGGCAGTCGATGGGCTTCACGATCGCCATCCACGGCTTCCAGCATGTGTACGTCAACCACAACAAGGGCCTGATGAGGCTGACGCCCAACAGTGAATTCACCGGCCTACCCTACGAGGTCCAGAAGGAAAAGCTTGTCAGGGGGCTGGCCATCTTCTCGGAACAAGGCGTGGTGGCCGACGCGTTCGTGGCGCCCTCCCACTCCTTTGATGCGACCACCCTCAAGATCCTCGTGGAACTCGGGTTGAAGGTCGTCTGCGACGGCCTCTGGCCCTGGCCCCACACGGACGCGGACTCGATCTTCTGGGTGCCCCAGCAGCTTTGGCGGTTCAGTGCGAAGTCTTCGGGGGTCTGGACGGTCTGCAACCACCACAACCGGTGGTCGCCCGAGTACATGGCCGTATTCAAGAGGGACCTTGCCACCTATGCGCCCCGAATGACCGATGTGGCCACGCTCACCAAGCTCTACCGGGACCGGCCGCTCACCTTCGGTGACCGTTTCATCGCGATGCAGGACCTGATCTGGAACCATCGTGTCCTGCCGGCGATGGGCCGGTTGAGGCGCCTTATCTTCAAATCCAGGCGAAGCACATGA